In Lotus japonicus ecotype B-129 chromosome 5, LjGifu_v1.2, one genomic interval encodes:
- the LOC130720589 gene encoding protein OSB1, mitochondrial-like: MKLTPFRRYFPLLSTKPIPIPSVFSFPLSPQRCSLPFSTSSSSSVVPGTSAVYRRALKFQRPATIKWAPQLENTATFIGSVTREPKLVNSKTGKFGVHTLLNVRRSNQPNSSSFRVLLMMWNCVAEFASKNLKPNDFIYVSGCLGSYTKADDSGNLQLKFQLVVKELNYVAQRPGYQGHEKEKPKEDIDEAGIQNDQNRLYLWQVFFSNPSEWWDQRKRKRNPKQPDFKHKDTGEALWLSNNDPPWVNKQLQLLDSKLEGGFVGRRSRVSNWVFDE, encoded by the exons ATGAAACTGACACCGTTCCGTCGCTATTTTCCCCTCTTATCCACAAAACCCATTCCAATTCCTTCCGTATTttctttccctctttctccACAGAGATGTTCTCTTCCCTTCAGCacgtcctcctcctcctccgtcGTACCGGGTACCAGCGCCGTTTACCGCCGCGCCCTCAAGTTCCAGCGTCCCGCGACGATTAAGTGGGCCCCGCAACTGGAGAACACCGCTACCTTCATTGGCTCCGTCACGCGCGAACCGAAGCTCGTGAACTCTAAAACCGGTAAATTTGGCGTTCACACTTTGCTCAATGTTCGAAGATCCAACCAACCCAATAGCTCCTCTTTCCG GGTGCTTTTGATGATGTGGAACTGTGTAGCTGAATTTGCTAGCAAAAACCTGAAACCAAATGATTTTATTTATGTTTCAGGTTGTTTGGGGTCTTACACAAAAGCTGATGATAGTGGGAACCTTCAATTGAAATTTCAG CTAGTTGTGAAGGAGTTAAATTATGTTGCTCAAAGGCCAGGCTATCAAGGTCATGAGAAAGAAAAACCTAAGGAAG ATATAGATGAAGCTGGCATCCAAAATGATCAGAATAGGCTTTACCTATGGCAAGTGTTTTTTTCCAATCCTAGTGAGTGGTGGGATCAAAGAAAGCGCAAGCGAAACCCAAAGCAGCCTGATTTTAAGCACAAGGATACTGGTGAAGCTCTGTGGCTGAGTAACAATGATCCTCCATGGGTTAATAAACAACTCCAATTGCTTGACTCAAAACTTGAAGGAGGATTTGTAGGTCGTCGATCTCGTGTCTCTAATTGGGTTTTTGATGAGTAG
- the LOC130718271 gene encoding uncharacterized protein LOC130718271: protein MATTRLVLQKTSRPFQLPLTPSSSLFTKCVRYQSKAKLNGDRVIVSGKGERKPVGPIQASVATINHITTSEPVVIGKWLIGLAAFIARVRNAMLVLLRRSVVIRVKKWNLQPQMLIETAIIDCRFFTLFAVLGTLLGSVLCFLEGCLLVIESYAQYFQMLSKRLVDQGHLVHLLIEAIDMFLLGTALLVFGVGLYVMFVGSRTTNKEKEPWHCESNLLGLFHMQSPPRWVGMHSIEQAKSKIGHAVMMILQVGLLEKFKDIPLVTSLDLACFASAVLTSSACIFVLSKLQQY from the exons ATGGCAACCACTAGACTGGTGTTGCAAAAAACCTCTAGGCCATTTCAACTTCCTCttactccttcttcttctttgttcacGAAATGTGTAAGGTACCAAAGTAAGGCCAAATTGAATGGAGATCGTGTCATAGTTTCTGGGAAAGGAGAAAGAAAGCCAGTGGGGCCAATACAAGCATCGGTAGCTACCATTAACCACATAACCACATCAGAACCAGTGGTGATTGGTAAATGGTTAATAGGTTTGGCCGCGTTTATTGCAAGGGTTCGCAATGCTATGCTGGTTCTTCTGCGGCGGTCTGTTGTCATAAGGGTCAAGAAGTGGAATTTACAACCCCAGATGCTCATCGAAACG GCAATTATCGATTGTAGATTTTTCACATTGTTTGCCGTATTAGGAACTTTACTTGGCTCGGTGTTGTGTTTTCTTGAG GGTTGTCTTCTTGTTATTGAGTCATACGCGCAATATTTCCAGATGTTGTCTAAGAGATTGGTGGATCAAGGACATCTTGTGCATCTACTCATCGAAGCCATAG ATATGTTCCTATTAGGAACAGCCTTGCTTGTTTTTGGGGTTGGTTTGTACGTCATGTTTGTGGGATCAAGGACTactaataaagaaaaagaaccATGGCATTGTGAATCAAACTTGCTGGGTCTCTTCCATATGCAG TCACCCCCTAGGTGGGTAGGGATGCATTCAATTGAGCAGGCAAAGTCAAAGATTGGGCATGctgtgatgatgattcttcagGTGGGACTATTAGAGAAGTTCAAGGACATTCCCTTAGTCACAAGCCTTGATCTTGCTTGTTTCGCTTCAGCTGTGCTCACATCCTCAGCTTGCATTTTTGTCCTCTCTAAGCTTCAACAATATTGA
- the LOC130718493 gene encoding uncharacterized protein LOC130718493, producing MDPHNQKPFEVHLVTSTDSPEFTLLSRTLTQTSIIGLDAEWKPVRTHQTSFPAVSLLQIACQLSGGDSVVFLLDLLSLPLSSLWEPLREMLVSPDILKLGFRFKQDLVYLSSTFCSHGCEPGFDKVEPYLDITSVYNQLQPKKQGRIASKQTKSLSTICGEVLAISLSKELQCSDWSCRPLTEEQIMYAAMDAHCLLEIFKAFREKVAKEGELATGLSYPGANLGLKELFKKDDTCDKVLRTQFCDALAIVQATTCSDVTQVITSVGGRTQKSSCWITMPMDEFLLNIVKKHGDRILLKESDRKPKTSKKKRKKPLPINGNLKENHLDKFDEWQGISPWDPSVGGDGYPRFLCDVMVEGLAKHLRCVGIDAAIPYSKKPEPRELIMQVQKENRVLLTRDAKLLRHDYLANNQIYKVKSLLKNEQLLEIIETFQLKISEDKLMSRCTKCNGMFIQKPLTTEEAVEAAKGFQKIPNCLFNKNLEFWKCMDCHQLYWEGTQYHNAVQKFVDICKLSD from the exons ATGGATCCCCATAACCAGAAGCCTTTCGAAGTCCACCTAGTTACATCCACCGACTCGCCCGAGTTCACCCTACTGAGTCGAACACTGACTCAGACCTCTATCATCGGCCTCGACGCCGAATGGAAACCCGTCCGAACTCACCAAACGTCCTTCCCCGCCGTCTCGCTGCTCCAAATCGCGTGCCAACTCAGTGGCGGCGACTCGGTGGTTTTTCTCCTCGACTTGCTCTCACTCCCTCTGTCTTCGCTATGGGAACCGCTGCGAGAAATGCTCGTCTCCCCTGATATCTTGAAACTCGGATTCAGATTCAAGCAGGATTTGGTATACTTGTCCTCCACTTTCTGTTCCCATGGCTGCGAACCTGGTTTCGATAAG gttgaGCCGTATTTGGATATCACGAGTGTGTATAATCAGCTGCAGCCTAAGAAACAGGGAAGAATTGCATCAAAGCAAACTAAGAGCTTGTCAACTATATGTGGAGAAGTGTTGGCGATTTCACTCTCAAAG GAACTCCAATGTAGTGATTGGTCATGTCGTCCTCTTACAGAAGAGCAGATAATGTATGCAGCTATGGATGCTCATTGCTTGCTCGAAATATTTAAGGCCTTCCGAGAAAAGGTTGCCAAAGAAG GAGAGTTGGCAACGGGATTGTCATATCCAGGTGCAAATCTTGGGTTGAAAGAGCTTTTCAAAAAGGATGATACGTGTGATAAAGTTCTGAGAACACAGTTTTGTGATGCTTTAGCGATTGTCCAAGCCACTACTTGTTCTGATGTAACTCAGGTGATAACTTCAGTAGGGGGAAGGACCCAGAAATCATCATGTTGGATTACCATGCCAATGGATGAGTTTTTGTTGAACATTGTGAAAAAACATGGTGATCGGATTTTGTTAAAGGAGTCAGACAGAAAGCCCAAGACctcaaaaaagaaaaggaagaagccGTTGCCAATTAATGGGAATTTGAAAGAAAATCATTTAGATAAGTTTGATGAGTGGCAGGGTATCTCACCTTGGGATCCATCGGTGGGGGGAGATGGATATCCAAGGTTCCTTTGTGATGTTATG GTTGAAGGCTTGGCCAAACATTTACGGTGTGTTGGGATAGATGCTGCAATTCCTTATTCAAAGAAGCCTGAACCAAG GGAGTTGATAATGCAAGTACAAAAAGAGAATAGAGTGCTCTTGACACGGGATGCAAAGTTGCTAAGACATGATTATCTAGCAAATAATCAAATATATAAAGTGAAGAGTCTTCTGAAAAATGAACAGCTACTTGAG attatTGAAACTTTTCAACTAAAAATTAGTGAGGATAAGCTAATGTCAAGGTGCACAAAGTGCAATGGAATGTTTATTCAGAAGCCACTGACAACTGAAGAAGCTGTTGAAGCTGCAAAGGGTTTTCAAAAAATTCCAAATTGCTTATTCAACAAGAATTTGGAGTTTTGGAAGTGCATGGACTGTCACCAACTTTATTGGGAG GGAACTCAATACCATAATGCAGTGCAGAAGTTCGTTGACATATGCAAATTGAGTGATTAA
- the LOC130720106 gene encoding uncharacterized protein LOC130720106 isoform X1 translates to MGRSHLDAVISVFVTVHPHETSALLHSFFCFFFILSAYFVVLPLRDEGAISLGLSNLPGLFVGSLVLTLIAAPISSLVFSLPNLSKSKALVLIHRFFSVSLVVFFILWHYSSAGYSTSNLIGSTALTNPSKEEAKIGDRGSLASSFGWDDHGWFYISVRIGLFLWVALLNLITISSTWARVIDIMDNESGSRLFGFIGSGATLGQFCGSLFATGMAFVGPLKKMSFAVLLLIAALLMELAAQTSRGINRGTSHVEEELTPIRESDSNHENETVEIHKTKYTLSGPPKSPTSSVSRQIWPILEGIWLILSSTYLLHVSLFIWLSAIVSSFFYFQKMSVVASTVTSSLGRRKLFAQINSFIAVFILAGQLSLTGRILTVAGVTAAICSAPFVGLLNLIALAVWPDWVVVAICETLRKVVTYVVTRPGRELLFVVVSEDEKYKAKVCIDVLVQRLGDATAAGMYKILVSTLNEKPSTVSLFGLPVCLFWIVTAFFLGRRQVQLSKN, encoded by the exons ATGGGGAGGTCTCATCTGGATGCGGTGATCTCCGTGTTTGTTACGGTGCACCCGCACGAGACCTCTGCTCTGCTCCActccttcttctgcttcttcttc ATATTGAGTGCTTATTTCGTAGTTCTTCCGCTGCGTGACGAAGGTGCAATCTCATTGGGGCTGTCAAATCTACCAGGTCTCTTTGTAGGTTCCTTGGTCCTCACCCTCATTGCTGCGCCCATTTCGTCACTCGTCTTCTCTCTCCCTAATCTTTCCAAATCCAAG GCTTTGGTTTTAATACACAGGTTCTTCAGTGTATCGCTGGTAGTGTTCTTTATTCTATGGCACTACTCATCAGCTGGATATTCAACATCGAATTTGATT GGATCCACGGCCTTGACCAATCCCTCCAAGGAAGAGGCCAAAATTGGTGACCGAGGCAGTCTTGCATCTTCATTTGGTTGGGATGACCATGGATGGTTTTATATATCTGTCCGAATAGGATTGTTCCTTTGG GTTGCTCTGCTTAATCTAATTACAATTTCTTCGACTTGGGCAAGGGTTATTGACATTATGGACAATGAG TCAGGTTCAAGATTATTTGGATTTATTGGTTCTGGTGCCACCCTAGGAcaattttgtggatcattgttTGCCACTGGAATGGCTTTTGTTGGCCCAT TAAAAAAAATGTCTTTTGCAGTTTTACTTTTGATTGCTGCTTTGTTGATGGAACTTGCGGCACAGACATCAAGAGGGATAAACCGTGGCACATCTCATGTTGAGGAAGAATTGACTCCCATCAG GGAATCTGATTCCAACCATGAAAATGAGACTGTTGAGATACATAAGACAAAATATACTCTAAGTGGTCCTCCAAAGTCGCCCACTTCTTCAGTGAGCCGTCAAATTTGGCCCATATTAGAAGGAATCTGGCTTATATTGTCATCAACTTACCTGTTGCATGTATCATTGTTCATCTGGCTGAGTGCAATTGTCTCTTCATTCTTCTACTTTCAG AAAATGAGTGTGGTTGCCTCTACAGTTACTAGCTCTCTTGGTAGGAGAAAATTATTTGCCCAGATAAATAGCTTTATTGCTGTTTTTATTCTTGCTGGACAATTGTCCTTAACG GGGCGCATTCTTACTGTTGCTGGGGTGACTGCAGCTATATGCTCAGCTCCTTTTGTTGGCCTCTTAAATTTAATTGCTCTAGCAGTATGGCCAGATTGGGTGGTGGTTGCTATTTGTGAGACGCTGAGAAAG GTAGTCACATATGTTGTTACAAGGCCTGGAAGAGAGCTGCTATTTGTTGTTGTTTCAGAGGATGAGAAGTATAAAGCCAAA GTATGCATAGATGTGTTGGTTCAAAGACTCGGAGATGCTACAGCAGCAGGAATGTACAAAATTCTTGTTAGTACTCTCAACGAGAAGCCCTCAACCGTTTCCCTTTTTGGCCTGCCG GTTTGTTTGTTCTGGATAGTCACAGCATTTTTCTTGGGTCGTCGCCAAGTGCAACTTTCAAAGAACTAG
- the LOC130720106 gene encoding uncharacterized protein LOC130720106 isoform X2, whose protein sequence is MGRSHLDAVISVFVTVHPHETSALLHSFFCFFFILSAYFVVLPLRDEGAISLGLSNLPGLFVGSLVLTLIAAPISSLVFSLPNLSKSKALVLIHRFFSVSLVVFFILWHYSSAGYSTSNLIGSTALTNPSKEEAKIGDRGSLASSFGWDDHGWFYISVRIGLFLWVALLNLITISSTWARVIDIMDNESGSRLFGFIGSGATLGQFCGSLFATGMAFVGPFLLLIAALLMELAAQTSRGINRGTSHVEEELTPIRESDSNHENETVEIHKTKYTLSGPPKSPTSSVSRQIWPILEGIWLILSSTYLLHVSLFIWLSAIVSSFFYFQKMSVVASTVTSSLGRRKLFAQINSFIAVFILAGQLSLTGRILTVAGVTAAICSAPFVGLLNLIALAVWPDWVVVAICETLRKVVTYVVTRPGRELLFVVVSEDEKYKAKVCIDVLVQRLGDATAAGMYKILVSTLNEKPSTVSLFGLPVCLFWIVTAFFLGRRQVQLSKN, encoded by the exons ATGGGGAGGTCTCATCTGGATGCGGTGATCTCCGTGTTTGTTACGGTGCACCCGCACGAGACCTCTGCTCTGCTCCActccttcttctgcttcttcttc ATATTGAGTGCTTATTTCGTAGTTCTTCCGCTGCGTGACGAAGGTGCAATCTCATTGGGGCTGTCAAATCTACCAGGTCTCTTTGTAGGTTCCTTGGTCCTCACCCTCATTGCTGCGCCCATTTCGTCACTCGTCTTCTCTCTCCCTAATCTTTCCAAATCCAAG GCTTTGGTTTTAATACACAGGTTCTTCAGTGTATCGCTGGTAGTGTTCTTTATTCTATGGCACTACTCATCAGCTGGATATTCAACATCGAATTTGATT GGATCCACGGCCTTGACCAATCCCTCCAAGGAAGAGGCCAAAATTGGTGACCGAGGCAGTCTTGCATCTTCATTTGGTTGGGATGACCATGGATGGTTTTATATATCTGTCCGAATAGGATTGTTCCTTTGG GTTGCTCTGCTTAATCTAATTACAATTTCTTCGACTTGGGCAAGGGTTATTGACATTATGGACAATGAG TCAGGTTCAAGATTATTTGGATTTATTGGTTCTGGTGCCACCCTAGGAcaattttgtggatcattgttTGCCACTGGAATGGCTTTTGTTGGCCCAT TTTTACTTTTGATTGCTGCTTTGTTGATGGAACTTGCGGCACAGACATCAAGAGGGATAAACCGTGGCACATCTCATGTTGAGGAAGAATTGACTCCCATCAG GGAATCTGATTCCAACCATGAAAATGAGACTGTTGAGATACATAAGACAAAATATACTCTAAGTGGTCCTCCAAAGTCGCCCACTTCTTCAGTGAGCCGTCAAATTTGGCCCATATTAGAAGGAATCTGGCTTATATTGTCATCAACTTACCTGTTGCATGTATCATTGTTCATCTGGCTGAGTGCAATTGTCTCTTCATTCTTCTACTTTCAG AAAATGAGTGTGGTTGCCTCTACAGTTACTAGCTCTCTTGGTAGGAGAAAATTATTTGCCCAGATAAATAGCTTTATTGCTGTTTTTATTCTTGCTGGACAATTGTCCTTAACG GGGCGCATTCTTACTGTTGCTGGGGTGACTGCAGCTATATGCTCAGCTCCTTTTGTTGGCCTCTTAAATTTAATTGCTCTAGCAGTATGGCCAGATTGGGTGGTGGTTGCTATTTGTGAGACGCTGAGAAAG GTAGTCACATATGTTGTTACAAGGCCTGGAAGAGAGCTGCTATTTGTTGTTGTTTCAGAGGATGAGAAGTATAAAGCCAAA GTATGCATAGATGTGTTGGTTCAAAGACTCGGAGATGCTACAGCAGCAGGAATGTACAAAATTCTTGTTAGTACTCTCAACGAGAAGCCCTCAACCGTTTCCCTTTTTGGCCTGCCG GTTTGTTTGTTCTGGATAGTCACAGCATTTTTCTTGGGTCGTCGCCAAGTGCAACTTTCAAAGAACTAG
- the LOC130720106 gene encoding uncharacterized protein LOC130720106 isoform X3, giving the protein MGRSHLDAVISVFVTVHPHETSALLHSFFCFFFILSAYFVVLPLRDEGAISLGLSNLPGLFVGSLVLTLIAAPISSLVFSLPNLSKSKALVLIHRFFSVSLVVFFILWHYSSAGYSTSNLIGSTALTNPSKEEAKIGDRGSLASSFGWDDHGWFYISVRIGLFLWVALLNLITISSTWARVIDIMDNESGSRLFGFIGSGATLGQFCGSLFATGMAFVGPLKKMSFAVLLLIAALLMELAAQTSRGINRGTSHVEEELTPIRESDSNHENETVEIHKTKYTLSGPPKSPTSSVSRQIWPILEGIWLILSSTYLLHVSLFIWLSAIVSSFFYFQKMSVVASTVTSSLGRRKLFAQINSFIAVFILAGQLSLTGRILTVAGVTAAICSAPFVGLLNLIALAVWPDWVVVAICETLRKVVTYVVTRPGRELLFVVVSEDEKYKAKVWPSSVLFLLSFPHKGMHRCVGSKTRRCYSSRNVQNSC; this is encoded by the exons ATGGGGAGGTCTCATCTGGATGCGGTGATCTCCGTGTTTGTTACGGTGCACCCGCACGAGACCTCTGCTCTGCTCCActccttcttctgcttcttcttc ATATTGAGTGCTTATTTCGTAGTTCTTCCGCTGCGTGACGAAGGTGCAATCTCATTGGGGCTGTCAAATCTACCAGGTCTCTTTGTAGGTTCCTTGGTCCTCACCCTCATTGCTGCGCCCATTTCGTCACTCGTCTTCTCTCTCCCTAATCTTTCCAAATCCAAG GCTTTGGTTTTAATACACAGGTTCTTCAGTGTATCGCTGGTAGTGTTCTTTATTCTATGGCACTACTCATCAGCTGGATATTCAACATCGAATTTGATT GGATCCACGGCCTTGACCAATCCCTCCAAGGAAGAGGCCAAAATTGGTGACCGAGGCAGTCTTGCATCTTCATTTGGTTGGGATGACCATGGATGGTTTTATATATCTGTCCGAATAGGATTGTTCCTTTGG GTTGCTCTGCTTAATCTAATTACAATTTCTTCGACTTGGGCAAGGGTTATTGACATTATGGACAATGAG TCAGGTTCAAGATTATTTGGATTTATTGGTTCTGGTGCCACCCTAGGAcaattttgtggatcattgttTGCCACTGGAATGGCTTTTGTTGGCCCAT TAAAAAAAATGTCTTTTGCAGTTTTACTTTTGATTGCTGCTTTGTTGATGGAACTTGCGGCACAGACATCAAGAGGGATAAACCGTGGCACATCTCATGTTGAGGAAGAATTGACTCCCATCAG GGAATCTGATTCCAACCATGAAAATGAGACTGTTGAGATACATAAGACAAAATATACTCTAAGTGGTCCTCCAAAGTCGCCCACTTCTTCAGTGAGCCGTCAAATTTGGCCCATATTAGAAGGAATCTGGCTTATATTGTCATCAACTTACCTGTTGCATGTATCATTGTTCATCTGGCTGAGTGCAATTGTCTCTTCATTCTTCTACTTTCAG AAAATGAGTGTGGTTGCCTCTACAGTTACTAGCTCTCTTGGTAGGAGAAAATTATTTGCCCAGATAAATAGCTTTATTGCTGTTTTTATTCTTGCTGGACAATTGTCCTTAACG GGGCGCATTCTTACTGTTGCTGGGGTGACTGCAGCTATATGCTCAGCTCCTTTTGTTGGCCTCTTAAATTTAATTGCTCTAGCAGTATGGCCAGATTGGGTGGTGGTTGCTATTTGTGAGACGCTGAGAAAG GTAGTCACATATGTTGTTACAAGGCCTGGAAGAGAGCTGCTATTTGTTGTTGTTTCAGAGGATGAGAAGTATAAAGCCAAAGTATGGCCATCTTCTGTTTTATTTCTTCTTTCCTTCCCTCATAAAG GTATGCATAGATGTGTTGGTTCAAAGACTCGGAGATGCTACAGCAGCAGGAATGTACAAAATTCTTGTTAG
- the LOC130717877 gene encoding uncharacterized protein LOC130717877 isoform X2: MTKVFSGSRFLLKTLTFRRSSRVFGVDAGAARFSSNGGGGGSVRFPLSASNALVIQKGDITKWSIDGSTDAIVNPANERMLGGGGADGAIHRAAGPDLLRACQNVPEVRPGVRCPTGEARITSGFRLPASHVIHTVGPIYNAVSDPSASLASAYRNCLRIAKENNIRYIAFPAISCGVYGYPYEEAATVAICTIKEFWNDIKEVHFVLFSPDIYDIWLNKLDDIC; this comes from the exons ATGACCAAGGTTTTCTCTGGTTCCCGATTTCTCCTGAAAACCCTCACATTTAGGAGGAGTTCTCGCGTGTTCGGAGTGGACGCAGGGGCAGCTAGGTTTTCTTCCaatggcggcggcggcggcagcGTTCGCTTCCCGTTGTCTGCATCCAACGCTCTGGTCATTCAAAAAGGAGACATCACCAAATGGTCCATCGATGGTTCCACTGACGCAATC GTGAATCCTGCAAATGAGAGAATGCTTGGAGGTGGTGGTGCAGATGGAG CTATACATAGAGCTGCAGGCCCGGATCTTCTTCGTGCATGCCAAAATGTTCCAGAAGTCAGGCCTGGTGTTCGCTGCCCAACTGGGGAGGCAAGGATCACGTC AGGTTTTAGGCTGCCTGCTTCTCATGTTATTCACACTGTTGGCCCCATCTACAATGCTGTTAGTGATCCTTCTGCCTCTCTGGCAAGTGCTTACAG GAATTGTTTGAGGATTGCAAAAGAGAACAACATCCGCTATATAGCATTCCCAGCCATATCATGCGGTGTCTATGG ATATCCTTATGAAGAAGCTGCTACAGTGGCGATTTGTACCATCAAAGAGTTTTGGAATGACATTAAGGAG
- the LOC130717877 gene encoding uncharacterized protein LOC130717877 isoform X3 — protein sequence MTKVFSGSRFLLKTLTFRRSSRVFGVDAGAARFSSNGGGGGSVRFPLSASNALVIQKGDITKWSIDGSTDAIVNPANERMLGGGGADGAIHRAAGPDLLRACQNVPEVRPGVRCPTGEARITSGFRLPASHVIHTVGPIYNAVSDPSASLASAYRNCLRIAKENNIRYIAFPAISCGVYGYPYEEAATVAICTIKEFWNDIKEELHLFTHNAHDSVKSNDD from the exons ATGACCAAGGTTTTCTCTGGTTCCCGATTTCTCCTGAAAACCCTCACATTTAGGAGGAGTTCTCGCGTGTTCGGAGTGGACGCAGGGGCAGCTAGGTTTTCTTCCaatggcggcggcggcggcagcGTTCGCTTCCCGTTGTCTGCATCCAACGCTCTGGTCATTCAAAAAGGAGACATCACCAAATGGTCCATCGATGGTTCCACTGACGCAATC GTGAATCCTGCAAATGAGAGAATGCTTGGAGGTGGTGGTGCAGATGGAG CTATACATAGAGCTGCAGGCCCGGATCTTCTTCGTGCATGCCAAAATGTTCCAGAAGTCAGGCCTGGTGTTCGCTGCCCAACTGGGGAGGCAAGGATCACGTC AGGTTTTAGGCTGCCTGCTTCTCATGTTATTCACACTGTTGGCCCCATCTACAATGCTGTTAGTGATCCTTCTGCCTCTCTGGCAAGTGCTTACAG GAATTGTTTGAGGATTGCAAAAGAGAACAACATCCGCTATATAGCATTCCCAGCCATATCATGCGGTGTCTATGG ATATCCTTATGAAGAAGCTGCTACAGTGGCGATTTGTACCATCAAAGAGTTTTGGAATGACATTAAGGAG GAATTGCACCTCTTCACACACAATGCTCATGATTCGGTCAAATCCAATGATGATTGA
- the LOC130717877 gene encoding uncharacterized protein LOC130717877 isoform X5, with protein MTKVFSGSRFLLKTLTFRRSSRVFGVDAGAARFSSNGGGGGSVRFPLSASNALVIQKGDITKWSIDGSTDAIVNPANERMLGGGGADGAIHRAAGPDLLRACQNVPEVRPGVRCPTGEARITSGFRLPASHVIHTVGPIYNAVSDPSASLASAYRNCLRIAKENNIRYIAFPAISCGVYGYPYEEAATVAICTIKEFWNDIKERE; from the exons ATGACCAAGGTTTTCTCTGGTTCCCGATTTCTCCTGAAAACCCTCACATTTAGGAGGAGTTCTCGCGTGTTCGGAGTGGACGCAGGGGCAGCTAGGTTTTCTTCCaatggcggcggcggcggcagcGTTCGCTTCCCGTTGTCTGCATCCAACGCTCTGGTCATTCAAAAAGGAGACATCACCAAATGGTCCATCGATGGTTCCACTGACGCAATC GTGAATCCTGCAAATGAGAGAATGCTTGGAGGTGGTGGTGCAGATGGAG CTATACATAGAGCTGCAGGCCCGGATCTTCTTCGTGCATGCCAAAATGTTCCAGAAGTCAGGCCTGGTGTTCGCTGCCCAACTGGGGAGGCAAGGATCACGTC AGGTTTTAGGCTGCCTGCTTCTCATGTTATTCACACTGTTGGCCCCATCTACAATGCTGTTAGTGATCCTTCTGCCTCTCTGGCAAGTGCTTACAG GAATTGTTTGAGGATTGCAAAAGAGAACAACATCCGCTATATAGCATTCCCAGCCATATCATGCGGTGTCTATGG ATATCCTTATGAAGAAGCTGCTACAGTGGCGATTTGTACCATCAAAGAGTTTTGGAATGACATTAAGGAG
- the LOC130717877 gene encoding uncharacterized protein LOC130717877 isoform X4 — protein MTKVFSGSRFLLKTLTFRRSSRVFGVDAGAARFSSNGGGGGSVRFPLSASNALVIQKGDITKWSIDGSTDAIVNPANERMLGGGGADGAIHRAAGPDLLRACQNVPEVRPGVRCPTGEARITSGFRLPASHVIHTVGPIYNAVSDPSASLASAYRNCLRIAKENNIRYIAFPAISCGVYGYPYEEAATVAICTIKEFWNDIKEVSIEQPILASTSP, from the exons ATGACCAAGGTTTTCTCTGGTTCCCGATTTCTCCTGAAAACCCTCACATTTAGGAGGAGTTCTCGCGTGTTCGGAGTGGACGCAGGGGCAGCTAGGTTTTCTTCCaatggcggcggcggcggcagcGTTCGCTTCCCGTTGTCTGCATCCAACGCTCTGGTCATTCAAAAAGGAGACATCACCAAATGGTCCATCGATGGTTCCACTGACGCAATC GTGAATCCTGCAAATGAGAGAATGCTTGGAGGTGGTGGTGCAGATGGAG CTATACATAGAGCTGCAGGCCCGGATCTTCTTCGTGCATGCCAAAATGTTCCAGAAGTCAGGCCTGGTGTTCGCTGCCCAACTGGGGAGGCAAGGATCACGTC AGGTTTTAGGCTGCCTGCTTCTCATGTTATTCACACTGTTGGCCCCATCTACAATGCTGTTAGTGATCCTTCTGCCTCTCTGGCAAGTGCTTACAG GAATTGTTTGAGGATTGCAAAAGAGAACAACATCCGCTATATAGCATTCCCAGCCATATCATGCGGTGTCTATGG ATATCCTTATGAAGAAGCTGCTACAGTGGCGATTTGTACCATCAAAGAGTTTTGGAATGACATTAAGGAG